The Flavobacterium sp. HJ-32-4 genome contains a region encoding:
- a CDS encoding 1-acyl-sn-glycerol-3-phosphate acyltransferase — protein MERILSYPLSALFYLWFGLVLVVFHPIQWVAHNVFGYKAHKLSVDVLNFLSEAGLLLLTGNRMVFSGVSNIPSDTPLIVVTNHQSMWEIIALIVHLRKFHPKFVAKVELGKGIPSVSYNLRVGGSVLIDRKDPKQALPEIKKMAEYIEKNNRSAVIFPEGTRSKTGQPKPFSQNGIKILCKFAPSAVIVPISINNSFKLVKYGFFPLGLGNRVTFTVHNPLSVKDYPFDELFTLTEKTVVDGIKY, from the coding sequence ATGGAAAGAATCCTATCGTATCCGTTGTCTGCACTTTTCTACCTGTGGTTTGGATTGGTGCTGGTGGTTTTCCATCCCATCCAATGGGTGGCACACAATGTTTTCGGTTACAAGGCACACAAACTCTCGGTCGACGTGCTGAATTTCCTGTCGGAAGCCGGACTGTTGCTGCTGACCGGTAACCGCATGGTGTTTTCGGGCGTTTCAAATATCCCGTCCGACACGCCGCTGATTGTCGTCACCAACCACCAAAGTATGTGGGAAATCATCGCGCTGATTGTCCACCTACGGAAATTCCACCCGAAATTTGTAGCCAAGGTCGAACTCGGAAAAGGCATCCCGAGCGTATCCTACAACCTCCGAGTTGGCGGGTCGGTGCTGATCGACCGCAAGGATCCAAAACAAGCCCTGCCGGAAATCAAAAAGATGGCCGAATACATTGAGAAAAACAACCGTTCGGCGGTCATCTTCCCCGAAGGCACCCGAAGCAAGACCGGACAACCGAAGCCTTTTTCGCAAAACGGGATCAAGATACTATGCAAGTTTGCCCCCTCGGCGGTCATCGTCCCGATTAGCATCAATAACTCCTTTAAATTAGTTAAATACGGCTTTTTTCCGCTTGGTCTGGGAAATCGCGTTACCTTTACAGTTCATAACCCACTGTCCGTCAAGGACTATCCGTTCGACGAGCTTTTTACTTTAACCGAAAAAACGGTTGTCGACGGAATAAAATACTGA
- a CDS encoding acyl-ACP desaturase, whose product MSLHNMRLEVMRFLENKVDGFVNEYLIPVETLWQPSDFLPDTSSEHFFDEVTELREIAKDLPYDFWIVLIGDTVTEEALPTYESWLMDVEGVDNVERNGWSKWVRHWTGEENRHGDLLNKYLYLSGRVNMKEVEITTHHLINDGFDIGTDRDPYKNFVYTSFQELATYVSHNRVAKLAKTYGDKKLSRMCNMIAGDEMRHHNAYSEFVKQIFTVDPNGMMLAFQEMMKKKIVMPAGFLRESGQKISEAFEHFSDSAQRIGVYTANDYVDIMRKLIERWEIGNMLNLSEEAEKARDFLMKLPDRMARVSERLVIPAESHVFKWVEPALVRTR is encoded by the coding sequence ATGTCATTACACAACATGCGACTTGAAGTCATGCGCTTTCTTGAAAACAAAGTCGACGGCTTCGTGAACGAATACCTTATCCCTGTTGAAACGCTTTGGCAGCCGTCTGATTTCCTGCCTGACACGAGTAGCGAGCACTTTTTCGACGAAGTCACCGAACTGCGCGAGATCGCGAAAGACCTTCCCTATGATTTCTGGATCGTTTTGATCGGGGATACCGTTACGGAAGAAGCCCTGCCGACCTATGAGTCGTGGCTGATGGACGTGGAAGGCGTTGACAACGTCGAGCGCAACGGTTGGTCAAAGTGGGTGCGCCACTGGACCGGCGAGGAGAACCGCCACGGCGACCTTCTCAATAAGTACCTGTACCTTTCAGGACGGGTCAACATGAAAGAGGTTGAAATCACCACTCATCACCTTATCAACGACGGTTTTGACATCGGAACTGATCGGGATCCTTACAAAAACTTCGTCTACACCAGCTTCCAGGAGTTGGCTACGTATGTATCCCACAACCGTGTTGCCAAGTTGGCCAAGACCTACGGAGACAAGAAATTGTCGCGTATGTGCAACATGATTGCCGGCGACGAAATGCGCCACCACAATGCCTACAGCGAGTTCGTCAAGCAGATTTTTACCGTTGATCCCAACGGGATGATGCTGGCATTCCAGGAGATGATGAAGAAAAAAATCGTTATGCCGGCTGGATTCCTTCGTGAGTCTGGGCAGAAAATCAGCGAGGCATTCGAACATTTTTCAGATTCCGCGCAGCGCATCGGCGTTTACACCGCGAACGACTACGTTGACATCATGCGGAAACTGATCGAGCGCTGGGAAATCGGCAACATGCTGAACCTGTCGGAAGAGGCTGAAAAAGCCCGTGATTTCCTGATGAAACTCCCCGATCGTATGGCCCGCGTATCCGAACGACTGGTCATCCCGGCCGAATCGCACGTATTCAAATGGGTAGAACCGGCACTGGTTCGCACACGATAA
- the rnc gene encoding ribonuclease III, with amino-acid sequence MRFLRKIITKSRPKEGGIFFDQIREILGFPPQNLDHYRTAFTHRSANKTDDKGNAISYERLEFLGDAMLGSVIAAHLYREVPAGDEGYLTKMRSKIVSREHLNELGRDLGLIQFVESKVSPQHFGDNIHGNLFEALIGAIYLDHDYAHCESFIHQRVIIPYVDIARLEGKVISYKSLLIEWCQKEKKTFYYDVFEDNNSTGERLFGVKLSIDGKVVAKARAVSKKKAEEKASQRGYFALQNKINLK; translated from the coding sequence TGCGCTTTCTGAGGAAAATAATAACCAAATCCCGTCCTAAGGAAGGCGGGATTTTTTTTGACCAAATCCGGGAGATTCTCGGCTTCCCACCCCAAAACCTCGACCACTATCGCACGGCATTTACCCATCGCTCGGCCAATAAGACCGACGACAAGGGGAATGCAATCAGCTATGAACGGCTGGAATTTTTAGGGGATGCCATGCTCGGCTCGGTGATTGCCGCCCACCTGTATCGGGAAGTACCCGCCGGAGATGAAGGCTACCTGACGAAAATGCGGTCAAAGATCGTGAGTCGCGAGCACCTCAACGAATTGGGGCGCGACCTGGGCCTCATCCAGTTTGTGGAAAGCAAGGTGTCACCCCAACATTTCGGCGATAACATCCATGGCAACCTGTTCGAAGCCCTTATTGGCGCCATTTATCTCGACCATGACTATGCCCATTGCGAATCCTTCATCCACCAACGGGTGATCATCCCGTATGTCGACATCGCGCGGCTGGAAGGAAAAGTGATCAGCTATAAAAGCCTGTTGATCGAGTGGTGCCAGAAAGAGAAGAAGACGTTCTATTATGATGTCTTCGAAGACAACAATAGCACGGGTGAGCGTCTTTTTGGCGTGAAACTGTCGATTGACGGAAAAGTGGTGGCCAAAGCGAGGGCCGTTTCGAAGAAGAAAGCGGAGGAAAAAGCCTCCCAACGGGGCTATTTTGCCTTACAGAATAAAATTAACTTAAAATAA
- the recA gene encoding recombinase RecA: MSSEREAKLKALQLTLDKLDKTYGKGTVMKMGDQAVEEVETISSGSLGLDLALGVNGYPKGRVIEIFGPESSGKTTLTLHAIAEAQKAGGIAAFIDAEHAFDRNYAQKLNVDIENLIISQPDNGEQALEIAENLIRSGAIDIVVIDSVAALTPKSEIEGEMGDSKVGLHARLMSQALRKLTATISKTNCTVFFINQLREKIGVMFGNPETTTGGNALKFYASVRLDIRRSSQIKDGENVIGNRTKVKVVKNKVAPPFRTAEFDIMYGEGVSKAGEILDLATEFEIVKKSGSWFAYGETRLGQGRDAVKALIKDNPELADELEEKIKDLIKSQN; encoded by the coding sequence ATGAGTTCAGAGAGAGAAGCCAAACTAAAAGCCTTACAGTTAACGCTTGACAAACTCGATAAGACCTACGGAAAAGGCACCGTCATGAAGATGGGCGACCAGGCCGTAGAGGAAGTCGAAACCATATCGTCCGGATCGCTCGGCCTCGACCTGGCTTTGGGCGTTAATGGATACCCTAAAGGTCGTGTCATCGAAATCTTCGGCCCTGAATCTTCGGGTAAGACGACGCTGACCCTGCATGCTATTGCCGAGGCCCAAAAAGCCGGGGGCATCGCTGCCTTCATCGATGCAGAACATGCCTTTGACCGTAATTATGCCCAGAAACTCAATGTAGACATCGAGAATCTTATCATATCGCAGCCCGATAACGGCGAACAGGCGCTCGAAATTGCCGAGAACCTGATTCGTTCCGGCGCTATCGACATCGTCGTAATCGACTCGGTTGCGGCCTTGACACCGAAAAGCGAGATCGAAGGCGAAATGGGCGATTCTAAAGTAGGTCTGCATGCCCGTTTGATGTCACAGGCACTGCGGAAACTCACCGCCACTATCAGTAAAACCAACTGCACGGTGTTTTTCATCAACCAGTTGCGCGAGAAGATAGGCGTTATGTTTGGAAACCCGGAGACGACAACGGGTGGTAACGCGTTGAAGTTCTACGCGTCGGTGCGTCTTGACATCCGTCGTTCGTCGCAGATCAAAGACGGAGAGAATGTCATCGGGAACCGCACCAAAGTGAAAGTGGTAAAAAATAAAGTGGCACCTCCGTTCCGTACCGCTGAATTCGACATCATGTATGGTGAAGGCGTTTCGAAAGCGGGTGAGATACTCGACCTGGCTACTGAGTTTGAAATCGTCAAGAAATCGGGGTCGTGGTTCGCGTATGGCGAAACCCGCCTCGGACAAGGGCGGGATGCAGTGAAAGCACTCATCAAAGACAATCCGGAATTAGCCGACGAGCTTGAGGAAAAGATCAAAGACCTCATCAAATCGCAGAATTAA
- a CDS encoding HD domain-containing protein, whose amino-acid sequence MTDRSIEKTVAFVQKELQGAEGGHDWFHIERVWKNARHIAEKEGGDLLVVELAALLHDIADSKFHGGDETVGPAKAHAWMQSLSLPDATIAHVVSIIENISFKGGTTARTFHSKELDIVQDADRLDALGAIGIARTFNYGGFKNRSLYDPSVPPKLGMSKEEYKNSAAPTLNHFYEKLFLLKGLMNTETGKALAEERHQYMEAFVARFLAEWNGKFS is encoded by the coding sequence ATGACGGATAGAAGTATTGAAAAGACGGTGGCGTTTGTTCAAAAGGAACTTCAGGGCGCAGAAGGCGGCCACGACTGGTTCCATATCGAACGGGTATGGAAAAACGCCCGTCACATTGCCGAAAAAGAAGGAGGAGACCTTTTGGTGGTCGAATTGGCCGCGTTGCTGCACGATATCGCCGACAGCAAGTTCCATGGCGGAGATGAAACGGTAGGGCCTGCGAAGGCGCATGCGTGGATGCAATCGCTTTCCCTTCCGGACGCAACCATTGCGCATGTGGTTTCGATCATCGAGAACATATCGTTTAAAGGCGGCACCACCGCCCGCACCTTCCACTCAAAAGAGCTGGACATCGTGCAGGACGCCGACCGGCTCGACGCATTGGGTGCCATCGGCATCGCCCGTACCTTCAATTATGGCGGGTTCAAAAATCGCTCTTTGTATGACCCATCCGTTCCTCCAAAATTGGGTATGTCGAAAGAGGAATATAAAAACAGCGCGGCACCGACGCTGAATCATTTCTACGAGAAACTTTTCCTGCTAAAGGGCCTCATGAATACAGAAACGGGAAAGGCGTTGGCTGAGGAACGCCACCAGTATATGGAAGCATTCGTTGCGCGGTTTCTTGCGGAGTGGAACGGAAAGTTCTCCTAA
- the pyk gene encoding pyruvate kinase — protein MPTNKKSKIVATLGPACSTREVLKDMIDAGVNVFRINFSHADYDDVKQKIDLIRGLNEEFGYHTGILADLQGPKLRVGVMQEDVVVKAGDHITFTTAEDIPGTAEKVYMNYKEFPRDVNPGERILLDDGKLIFEAVSTNGTTEVVAKVVQGGPLKSKKGVNLPNTKVSLPALTKKDIRDALFAISEKVDWIALSFVRTPKDLQELQELIKENSEHKIPIVAKIEKPEAVENIDKIVAYCDGLMVARGDLGVEMPAHEVPLIQKKLINRAKTARIPVIVATQMMETMITSLTPTRAEVNDVANSIMDGADAVMLSGETSVGNYPVQVIEKMTQIIEAVEDSPLIQVPQNTPQVRTKRFITKSICHHAATMANVIKAKAICTLTNSGYTAFQISAWRPSAHILVFTSNRIIMTQMSLLWGVKSFYYDKFVSTDDTVTDINHMARERGFVDKGDFLINLAAMPVTDKGMVNTLRVSEIE, from the coding sequence ATGCCAACGAACAAAAAGTCGAAGATCGTCGCTACGCTCGGACCTGCCTGTAGCACCCGTGAAGTGCTCAAAGACATGATCGATGCAGGCGTAAACGTCTTCCGGATCAACTTTTCGCATGCCGATTATGATGATGTAAAACAGAAGATCGACCTCATCCGTGGCCTTAACGAGGAGTTCGGCTACCACACCGGTATCCTCGCCGATTTGCAAGGACCCAAACTACGTGTCGGCGTGATGCAGGAAGACGTAGTGGTAAAAGCAGGCGACCACATTACTTTCACGACCGCCGAGGACATTCCTGGTACGGCTGAAAAGGTCTATATGAACTACAAAGAGTTCCCGCGGGACGTAAACCCCGGTGAACGCATCCTCCTTGACGACGGCAAACTGATTTTTGAAGCGGTTTCCACCAACGGCACCACTGAGGTAGTCGCCAAAGTCGTACAGGGTGGACCCCTGAAATCGAAGAAAGGTGTAAACCTGCCAAATACCAAGGTATCGCTTCCGGCGCTGACCAAGAAAGACATCCGTGACGCGTTGTTCGCCATCAGTGAAAAGGTGGATTGGATCGCGCTCTCGTTCGTCCGTACGCCGAAAGATTTGCAGGAACTGCAGGAACTGATCAAAGAGAACTCGGAGCATAAAATTCCCATTGTCGCCAAGATCGAGAAACCGGAAGCGGTTGAAAATATCGACAAGATCGTAGCCTATTGCGACGGCCTTATGGTGGCCCGCGGCGATTTGGGTGTGGAAATGCCGGCCCATGAAGTGCCGCTCATCCAGAAAAAACTCATCAACCGCGCCAAAACGGCCCGTATTCCGGTGATTGTGGCAACACAGATGATGGAAACGATGATTACCTCGCTGACACCGACCCGTGCCGAGGTAAACGACGTGGCCAACTCGATCATGGACGGTGCCGATGCCGTGATGCTTTCCGGCGAAACCTCCGTTGGAAACTATCCGGTGCAGGTTATTGAGAAGATGACCCAGATCATTGAAGCAGTGGAAGATTCACCGCTTATCCAGGTACCACAGAATACGCCACAGGTGCGTACGAAGCGCTTCATCACGAAGTCGATTTGCCACCATGCCGCCACGATGGCGAATGTAATCAAGGCAAAGGCGATCTGCACGCTCACCAACAGCGGCTACACGGCCTTCCAGATTTCGGCCTGGCGCCCTTCGGCCCACATCCTGGTGTTCACGTCCAATAGAATCATCATGACACAGATGAGCCTGCTTTGGGGTGTGAAATCCTTTTATTACGACAAGTTCGTCAGCACAGACGATACGGTTACCGATATCAACCATATGGCCCGTGAACGCGGATTCGTCGATAAAGGCGACTTCCTTATCAACCTGGCGGCTATGCCGGTCACCGATAAGGGAATGGTAAATACCCTGCGGGTGTCGGAGATTGAATAG
- a CDS encoding IPExxxVDY family protein, producing the protein MAVHKLHFDDFEEVDYDLIAIHTALEDYRLAYFLNQHLPVLFRKNKDEITISSKEGHSWFSRFTYEEAEAETSWNLVSNKNEVIPDSAAPQDGLFGSVAPVASKVWLLPEFRKVDYFLKIENGPMPIPEVAARIHAIDRISAVYSVDAATVKSKHNLIF; encoded by the coding sequence ATGGCCGTCCATAAACTGCATTTTGACGATTTCGAGGAGGTTGACTACGACCTCATCGCTATCCATACCGCACTTGAAGACTACCGTCTGGCGTATTTCCTGAACCAGCACCTTCCGGTACTTTTCCGCAAGAACAAAGACGAAATCACCATCTCTTCGAAAGAAGGACATTCGTGGTTCTCGCGGTTTACCTATGAAGAAGCCGAAGCCGAAACCAGTTGGAACCTGGTGAGCAACAAAAATGAAGTCATTCCCGATTCGGCCGCCCCGCAAGACGGCTTGTTCGGATCGGTAGCGCCCGTCGCATCGAAAGTATGGCTGTTGCCGGAGTTCCGTAAAGTCGATTATTTCCTGAAAATCGAAAATGGCCCGATGCCAATTCCAGAGGTGGCGGCACGGATTCATGCCATCGACCGTATCTCGGCCGTTTACAGTGTAGACGCCGCCACCGTAAAATCAAAGCACAATCTAATTTTCTGA